A genome region from Labilibaculum antarcticum includes the following:
- a CDS encoding Mrp/NBP35 family ATP-binding protein, with translation MSYTQKQVTDALHLVKFPGSDKDIMALDMVRNIKIEGKKIGFDLVFQKSDDPQIITLKKLCVSAILKFVDKEAEIKGNIKVKAVHIVDEPGVLPNVKNIIAIASGKGGVGKSTVATNLAVALANAGAKVGLIDADIFGPSIPKMFGSESARPSLIKIDDKDRIEPHEKFGVKMLSIGFFVDPAQATVWRGPMASNALKQLIEEGNWGDLDFVLIDLPPGTSDIHLTLVQTVPVTGAIIVSTPQEVALADAIKAISMFEGAGVNVPVLGMVENMAWFTPAELPENKYYIFGKDGCKKLAEEKGIDLLGQIPIVQSIREGGDNGIPAAVNTDTVTGMAFADLASKLMSVVDKRNADKDPTKRVEITR, from the coding sequence ATGAGTTATACTCAAAAACAGGTTACAGATGCTTTGCATTTGGTGAAGTTTCCAGGTTCCGATAAGGATATCATGGCCCTGGATATGGTTCGTAACATTAAGATTGAAGGTAAGAAAATAGGTTTTGATCTGGTTTTTCAAAAATCGGATGATCCTCAGATCATTACTTTAAAGAAACTTTGTGTTTCGGCTATTTTGAAATTTGTTGATAAAGAGGCTGAAATAAAAGGAAATATTAAAGTTAAGGCGGTTCATATTGTTGATGAACCGGGTGTTCTTCCGAATGTGAAAAATATTATTGCAATTGCTTCGGGTAAAGGTGGTGTTGGAAAATCGACTGTTGCTACGAATCTGGCTGTGGCTTTGGCCAATGCCGGCGCTAAGGTGGGTTTGATTGATGCAGATATTTTTGGTCCATCGATTCCTAAAATGTTTGGTTCTGAATCTGCCCGTCCGAGTTTGATAAAGATTGACGATAAGGATAGAATTGAGCCACACGAAAAATTTGGTGTGAAAATGTTGTCAATAGGATTCTTTGTTGATCCTGCACAGGCAACCGTTTGGCGTGGACCAATGGCTTCGAATGCATTAAAACAACTGATTGAAGAAGGAAACTGGGGCGATCTTGATTTTGTATTGATCGATTTGCCTCCAGGGACAAGTGATATTCACCTTACTTTGGTGCAAACAGTTCCGGTTACAGGTGCTATTATTGTTAGTACACCTCAGGAAGTAGCTTTGGCTGATGCAATTAAAGCGATTAGCATGTTTGAAGGTGCTGGCGTAAATGTTCCTGTTTTGGGAATGGTTGAAAACATGGCATGGTTTACTCCTGCTGAATTACCTGAGAATAAATATTACATTTTTGGCAAGGATGGTTGTAAAAAACTTGCGGAAGAAAAAGGAATTGATCTGTTGGGACAAATTCCAATTGTACAGAGTATTAGAGAAGGTGGCGATAATGGAATTCCTGCTGCTGTTAATACAGATACAGTAACGGGTATGGCTTTCGCCGATTTGGCATCTAAGCTAATGTCGGTTGTTGATAAAAGAAATGCCGATAAGGATCCTACAAAACGTGTAGAAATAACTCGATAG
- a CDS encoding MGMT family protein gives MSDLYSRIYDVVRLIPAGRATSYGAIARFVGSPRGSRMVGWAMNQCHAHEEYTPAHRVVNRLGILSGKHHFPGENLMQELLESEGLVVLDDQIQNFDQVFWDPFKELNWNAI, from the coding sequence ATGTCTGATTTGTATTCCCGAATTTACGATGTAGTACGCTTAATTCCAGCAGGACGTGCTACCAGCTATGGTGCAATTGCCCGTTTTGTGGGTTCACCTCGTGGTTCAAGAATGGTTGGATGGGCAATGAATCAGTGTCATGCTCATGAAGAATATACTCCGGCACATCGTGTAGTAAATCGATTGGGAATACTTTCAGGAAAACATCACTTTCCAGGTGAGAATTTAATGCAGGAATTGCTCGAAAGTGAAGGACTTGTGGTTCTCGACGACCAAATTCAAAATTTTGATCAGGTTTTTTGGGATCCATTTAAAGAACTCAACTGGAATGCTATTTAA